The window GTCCGTCTCGACGCCGCCCTGCGGGTCGAGCACGAGCGCGTACGACCCCTCGCCGTCGGCGTCGGGCACGCGGTTCGAGACGACGTTGTCGACGTAGTCGACGCGGTCGGATCCCTCGACCACGACGACGCCGTAGGCCATCTCGATCAGCCCGACGACGTTCCGGACCGCCCGCTGTTCGCGCTCGGGGCGCCCGAAGTTGCGGACGACGCGCCGGCCGCCGCGCTCGCCGAAAACGGCGCCGTGATCCTCGTGGACCGGGCCGATAACTGTCATGGGTGGTACTCCGCACCCTGTCCGAAAAAGGCTCGCGCTTCAGAACGGTGGTCGCTCGGCGTCAGAACGGGAGCCGCTCGCGAAGTTCCTCGTAGAACGATCGGTTCCCGTCGGCCTCCTCGGGGTCGGGAACGACGTGGTCGGCCGGCTTGATCACTGTACGATCAGCCTCGTTTTCGACGTCGATCAGCCCGTCGTCCTTGAGCGATTCCAGCGCCCCTTCCATGTCGTGGATGCTCACGTCCGCGTGCGACCGGAGCTCGAACACCGTCATGCCGTCGTCGGGCCGGTCGACGAGGGCGTCGAGCACCTCGACCTCGGTCGCGTCCCGGTCGCGGTACTCCCGCCGTACTCTCATGTCTGGTACATACCTCCCCTGTGGTTTTACCTTATTCCAAGTTTCTTGATATTTTCGGCGGCGCCGACGCTCCGTACCGCGACGCGGATCGGGTGCGACGCCGAGCCGGCGCCGGAACGCGGCCAGCGGCAACTTTTTACGGCCCGGTTGGGTAGGCGATGGCAATGGGTCTCAGGTGTTCGCTTCTCGGACACAGCTTCGGCGACAGCGAGGTCGAGCGAGAGCGAGAGGAACAGGGCAGCGAGGTGGTCGTGACGATCCGCGAGGAGCAGACGTGTTCGCGGTGCGGGAAGACGAAGCTCGTCAGCGAGAACAAGGAAGTGACGTCGCTGGCGGCCCGGCAGGGCGGGGGCGGAGCGTCGGACGCGTCGGCGGGCGGTGAGGACGCCGGCGCGGACGCTGCCGTCGAGAGTAACGGTCCCGCGGCGGGTGACGCCGGAAGCGAGGACGCTGTCGACGCCGACGGTGAGACGGTCGCCGCCGGCGACGGCCGGGACGCCGAGATCATCGATGATGGGCCCGACGACACCGTGCCCGAGGCCACCCGCGAGGCGGCGTCGGTCGCGGAGGGCGACGACGAGGCCGCGAGCGATCCCGAGAACCCGGTCGAACCGGAGACGGATCCCGAGGACGACGCGGTGATCCTCGACGAGGACGAGGAGGAGAACTCCGAACCGAGCGAGCGCGAGCACGGCGAGTGGCCCGACGCCGACGACACCCGGCGGAGCGACGACGCCGAGGGCACATCCCAGAAGTGGCCGGACGCCGACGGCGAGGACGAGGGGTTCGACGCCGAACCCACCAGCGGCGAGCCCGACGACGTCGAGTTCGGCGGCGGGTTGACTCCCGAAGCCGAGGGAACGCCGGAGGGCGAAGGACAGATGGTCGAGAGCGCCGACACCGGGTTTACCAGCGCCGACAGCGCGCCCTCGCCGGTCGACGCCGACCGCGAGCGCGAGACGACCGAGTACGTCTGCCCGGAATGCGGCCACACCGCGGCCGGCACCGGCACGTCGCTGCGGGCGGGCGACATCTGCCCGGAGTGCCGCCGCGGCTACATCGCCGAACGCTGACGGCCAAGCGTAACCGGTAAATCAGCCCCGACCGATTCCACCAACCATGAAGGAGTACAAGATGCGACGCGGCGAGCACCTCGAGGATCGGATCCCGGACATGGAGTCGACCGTCGAAGACTACTTCGGCGAGATCACCGACACCCAGGAGTTCAAGGGCAACGACCTCTACGTCGTCGAGGATCCGGACAACCCCGTCTTCCAGCGGATCGTCGCCGGAACATCCGAATACAGCGGCAAGAAGAACAAGCTCGCGGTCCACTTCGAGGAGCGCGACGCAGAGGACGTCATCGCGGAGGGCAACGCCGACGCCGCCGCCGACGCGGTCGACGCCAAGAACGACTTCCTGCTGGAAGCCACGGGACGGGACGCCAAGGCCCGACGCGACTCGATGAAGCGCGCCGTCGAGGACGATCCCGACCACGACGTCGACGCCTGATCGTCGGTCAATTCTCTCTCGAACCCGCAGTTTAGCGGCTGCGCCGTAGGATCGACGCACCGCACGGCCAGCCGCTGGTGCCCGCGCGCCACCCCAACGAATTCCACGCGCGACGTGGACGGGGACAGTGATGGACGCTCGTACGGCGTTCGCGTGGGCGCTGGTCGCCGCGCTCGCGGCGATCACGTGGCTGCTCGTCGAGCCGTTTCTCTCGTGGCTGCTCCTGACGGGACTGCTCGCGGTCGTTCTGCACCCGATCCACCGGCGGCTGGCACCGCGGATCGGCGCGCGCGTCTCGGCGGGACTGCTGGCGGTCGGCGTCGCGGTGCTGACCGTCGCGGCGATCGCGGCGGGCGGCACGCTCGCGATCCAGCGGGGCGCCGAACTCCTCGAAGGCGTCTCGCGGTCGGACCTCGTGGCGCGAGCCGATCGGCTGCTCGCGCAGTACGTCGGCGCGGGCATCGCCGTCGAACCGCTCGCGGAGCGCGCGGCCGACCGACTGACGAGCTCCGTCGGCGGGAGCGCCACCTCGATCGCGAGCGCCGGGCTCCACGCCTTTATCGGATTCCTGCTGCTGACGTTCGTGCTGTACTACCTGCTGAAAGACGGCCGCCGGTTCGTCGCGTGGCTCGAACGCGTGACGCCGCTCGCGCCGGACGTGCGCGACGAGCTGTTCGCCGCGGCCGACGACATGACCTGGGCCGTCCTGAAGGGCCACGTACTGGTCGCCGCGGTCCAGGGCGCCGTCGCCGGCGTCAGCCTGTTCGTCACCGGCGTCCCACAAGCGGGGGTGCTCACGGCCGCGATGATGGTTCTGGCGCTGATCCCGGTGATCGGCGTCGCGCCCGTGCTCGGTGGCGCGGTCGTCTTCCTCTTCGCGAGCGGGCGGGTGCTGGGCGCCGCGTTCGTGATCGTCTGGGGGTTCACGTCGGTCGCGATCACCGACGACTACCTGCGCGCGTACCTGATCGACCGCCAGTCGGACATGCACTCGGCGGTCATCTTCGTCGGCATCGTCGGCGGCACGTACCTGCTCGGCCCGATCGGACTGTTCGTCGGGCCGATCCTGATCGGGCTGTTCAAGGTGACCGTCGAGGTGCTCGGCGTCCACTACGGCGTGATTCGACGAGCGTGACCCTCGCCGACGGGAATCGGCGTCAGCCGACTTTTACGAACCGGACGCTGCCGTCCTGCTCGATCGTGATCCGGTAGCCCTCGTAGGTGAACTCGACGACGAGCTGGGCCTCCTGCGACGGCGGGTCCGAGAAAACGTGTTCGATCACCCCGTCGATGCAGCCGTACATCGTCGTCAGGTCGGCCGGATCCTCACCTTCGAGTTCGGCGACGATCTCCGCGATCTGCACGCCGGGGTTCTCGCGATCGGGATCGAGCCGCCGGTCGACGATCTCCTCTCCGTGTGTATCGGTCGTTTGGTCCGAATCACTCATCCCGTCGTAACCGTCGACCGCGTCCCTCAAATTAGGCCGGGGGAGTTGCCGCGCGTCGGACAGTAACCTGCCGGCGCGGGCTAGAGTGCGTTCTCGACGGCGCCGGCGACGCTCCGGGCCTTCTCGGCGAGTTCCTCGGAGACGTAGCCCGTCTCAACCGCCTCCGCGAGCTCGTCGGCGTCGACCCGCTCGACCTCGCCGTCGGGGCGCCTGACGACGTCGACGTACAGGTCGACGTAGCGGGCGACCGAGGGGAACAGCTCGACCGGCGTGCAGACGTTGACGTACGTTCCCTTGCGCTCGCCGTCCTCGCCCCGGTACACCGTCGGATACCACCAGCGACCCTCCTGGAGCTTCGTGACGGCGACGTCGCCCGGCTCGCGCTCGGTGCCGATGGCGTCGTACGTACCCGACGAGCTGATCTCGCGGCGCAGCGTCAGCGCCCCGTCGTCGTCGCGCTCCGTGACCTCGCCGCGCCCGAGCGTGATGAGTCGGCCGTCGGGCTTGCCGTGGCCCAGCGCGATCCGGTCGCCCTCCCGCGGGCCGAACTGGTCGGCGACGGCGCCGAAGGGAAACTCGCCGACGGGGAACTCACCGGACGTCGCGCAGACCGCCTCGACGAAGTCGACCGCGTCGCTGGCCGACCGCGCGGCGGCCTTCGTGCGGTGGTGGCCCGGCATCGTCGTCGTCACGTCGCGGCGCCGCCCGTCGAGCGCGAACCGCGACTCGCGACCGAACCAGACCCACGCGGTCGCCTGCGGGGCGACAACTCTCCGCGGCGCAACCCCCTCCGACGGCGACGACGACAGCGTCTCCTCCATCGACTCGGCGCGCTCGACGGCTCGCGAGAGCGCGGAACCGAGCGCGTCCATCTCGGCGTCGGCGGCGTCGCGCTCCCAGCGCACGCCCCAGCCGTCGGGCGCCTCGGCGGGCAGGAGGTCGGTCGTCCGGACGAGTTCGGTGCCGCGCTCGCCGCGGGCGTCGGCGCTGGCGCCCTCCTCGCCGCGCACGAGCGAGACGAGCTCGCCCGGCACCTCGATATCGGTCCCGAGCAGCGGCCGGTCGTCGCCCCACGGCGCCGCCGGTTCGCGGACCTGGACGCGCAGGCTGTCGCCCTCGTCGACGTAGCCGTCGGCGTCGTCGAACGGGAGAAAGCCCTCGGCGTCGACGTCGGGCGCGCGGGCGTCCAGCTCCGGCGTCGCGGGGGTTTCCGAATCGCCAGCCAGTTCGACGACGGCGCCGCTGCCGAGCGTCCGCGAGACGACGCCGTCGAACACCGCGCCGCGCGGGGCTCGGGCGGACCAGACCATCGCATCCCGCGCGAGTTCGTCGGTCAACAGGCCGACCAGCTCCGACACCGCGTCAGGATCGCCGCTGACGCCGACGCCCTGCCGGTCGTCGGTGTCCGCGATACCGGCGGCCGCCGGCGCCGCGGCGAGGTCGGCGTCGAACCGCTCGCGGATCGGCGGCGACGCCTGAACGACCTCGTGGTCCGCATCCAGGAGGAGCCGCGTCAGCGCGGTCGAGTAGATGCCGCGCAGCCGAACCGCCGTCATCGGAGCCGCTCGCGATCCGGCGCGAACTGCACGCGGTCGTTGATCGTCGGTCCGAGCGTCAGCTCGACGAGGTCATCCTCGAGCACGCGGCCGTCCTCGACGTACGCGCCCCACGAGTCGAAGCGCAGCCAGCCCCGCATATCGTCGGCGTGAGTCGTCAGATCGAGGTACTCGACGGTGTGTTCGGGGAAGTCGCTGGCGCTGTGGGCCATCTCCATATCCGAGTAGAGCGTGTCCGCGGCCTGGAAAAAGGCCTCCAGCTCGGCGGCCGTCTCGGCGGTCTCCTCGACGACGAGCTCCGAGGCGCGCCGCAGTTCGTCGGCGTCGAGGCCGACCTCGCGCAGCGCGCGCTGTGTCCGCTGGTCGAAGTGCATACCGGGAAGTTCGGGCCCCGGGGTTTTGAGCGTGACGAGCGCGCCGCTCCGGGCACCTGTGCGAGCGGTCGGAACCAAAGCGTTTGGGGACAAACACATGACGGTTGCCCGCGTAGGGCACCTGTGAACGTTCCCCAGGCTTCGAGTGCCGGCGGTTCGGGGGTATCGACTCACGGAGTGAACCGGTCCGCGGGGGGTGGCGCGCCATGAGCGGGAACGACGCCGACGCGGAGGTAGCCGATCCGATGGCGATCGGCCAGCAGTGGACCGACGCCTCCCGTCACGCCGTAAATAGCTACGTCGAGGCGAACAACGCCCTGTTCGCCGCGATGGGGATCGACCGGGAGTCCGGGGAGGCGGACTGCGAACGGACGGACGCGCCCGTCGCCGAGGTCGCCTTCGGCGACGCCGGCTGGTCGATGGAGCGAACGACCGACGAGTACGACGAGCTGGGCGTCGGCGACTACGTCCGCTTTTCCAAGCCGCTCGTCGAGCGCGACGTCAACGCCTTCGCGCAGGCCAGCGGCGACACGAACCGCCTCCACCTCGAAGACGTGTTCGCCGACGGGACGCGGTTCAAGGGCCGCATCGTCCACGGGACGCTCGTCGCGGGGACGATCAGCGCCGCGCTGGCGCGCCTCCCCGGACTGACGATCTACCTCTCGCAGGATCTGGAGTTCAACGCGCCGGTGCGGATCGGCGAACGGGTCACCGCCGAGTGCGAGATCGTCGAGGACCTCGGCGAGCACCGCTACCGGCTCGCGACAGCGGTGTACGACGAGGACGACGAGGCGGTCATCGACGGCGAGGCGGTCGTGCTGATCGACGAGCAGCCGGACGTGTAGGCGGGACGCCGTCACGACGCCGTGCAGCGATTGCGACTGTCGGCGTAGAGCGACCGTACCGGCGTCGACCGGGATCGCTGAAAGGACTTTACGCGAATTTCTCGTAGCTCTAGTTAGAGACTACCATGGAGAATATCGATCGACCGCTCGAACTGGACGTGTACATGCGAGCGTTCGCCCCCGACGCCGCCCGGCGCCGGCAGGAGGCGATGCTCGAACGGATGCGCGAGCTCCGCGATCGGGGGACGGCCGAGGCGGTGTCGGTGACCCGCTGGAGCAACCAGGTGTCCGTCAGCCCGGCGCGGGACCGCGACCCGCCCGTCGGCGTCGAGACGTACCGGGAACTCGACGCGGCGACCGACGGGACCGAGCTCTCGATCGAGCCGTTCTTCCGCGAGCGCTCGGGCGCCGGCGGGGATCGCACGGTGCTCAGCCTCCCGGTGCTGTGCGTGGCGATCCGGCGCGACGGCGAGATCACCGGCGTCTACCCTTCCTCGGCGCCGGACGGCTCCTACAGCGTCACCGACTGCCTGGACGCGCTGGCGGCCGGCGACGACGTCGAGAACCTCGCGGAGGACGTCGTGCTCGACCCCGAACCCGTGTAGCGACGGGACGACTCCGCACCCGCTCGGGTCGGCGCGGGCGCCGCGGCGTCCCCGGCGTCCCCGGCGTCGCGATGCCGGTGCGCCCTCGGCGTCGCGCCGTCGCCACGATGTCGACGCGCCCTCGGCGTCGCGGCGCCGCCGCGACCGCATCGTCGTGCCGCGGCCACGACCGCCCCAACTCGTCACGCCTTTATCCGCCGCTCGAATACGACGTGGTATGTTCCT is drawn from Natronoarchaeum mannanilyticum and contains these coding sequences:
- a CDS encoding DUF5611 family protein, with product MKEYKMRRGEHLEDRIPDMESTVEDYFGEITDTQEFKGNDLYVVEDPDNPVFQRIVAGTSEYSGKKNKLAVHFEERDAEDVIAEGNADAAADAVDAKNDFLLEATGRDAKARRDSMKRAVEDDPDHDVDA
- a CDS encoding DUF402 domain-containing protein, with amino-acid sequence MTAVRLRGIYSTALTRLLLDADHEVVQASPPIRERFDADLAAAPAAAGIADTDDRQGVGVSGDPDAVSELVGLLTDELARDAMVWSARAPRGAVFDGVVSRTLGSGAVVELAGDSETPATPELDARAPDVDAEGFLPFDDADGYVDEGDSLRVQVREPAAPWGDDRPLLGTDIEVPGELVSLVRGEEGASADARGERGTELVRTTDLLPAEAPDGWGVRWERDAADAEMDALGSALSRAVERAESMEETLSSSPSEGVAPRRVVAPQATAWVWFGRESRFALDGRRRDVTTTMPGHHRTKAAARSASDAVDFVEAVCATSGEFPVGEFPFGAVADQFGPREGDRIALGHGKPDGRLITLGRGEVTERDDDGALTLRREISSSGTYDAIGTEREPGDVAVTKLQEGRWWYPTVYRGEDGERKGTYVNVCTPVELFPSVARYVDLYVDVVRRPDGEVERVDADELAEAVETGYVSEELAEKARSVAGAVENAL
- a CDS encoding AI-2E family transporter, whose amino-acid sequence is MDARTAFAWALVAALAAITWLLVEPFLSWLLLTGLLAVVLHPIHRRLAPRIGARVSAGLLAVGVAVLTVAAIAAGGTLAIQRGAELLEGVSRSDLVARADRLLAQYVGAGIAVEPLAERAADRLTSSVGGSATSIASAGLHAFIGFLLLTFVLYYLLKDGRRFVAWLERVTPLAPDVRDELFAAADDMTWAVLKGHVLVAAVQGAVAGVSLFVTGVPQAGVLTAAMMVLALIPVIGVAPVLGGAVVFLFASGRVLGAAFVIVWGFTSVAITDDYLRAYLIDRQSDMHSAVIFVGIVGGTYLLGPIGLFVGPILIGLFKVTVEVLGVHYGVIRRA
- a CDS encoding DUF6432 family protein, with amino-acid sequence MRVRREYRDRDATEVEVLDALVDRPDDGMTVFELRSHADVSIHDMEGALESLKDDGLIDVENEADRTVIKPADHVVPDPEEADGNRSFYEELRERLPF
- a CDS encoding DUF7093 family protein, which encodes MGLRCSLLGHSFGDSEVEREREEQGSEVVVTIREEQTCSRCGKTKLVSENKEVTSLAARQGGGGASDASAGGEDAGADAAVESNGPAAGDAGSEDAVDADGETVAAGDGRDAEIIDDGPDDTVPEATREAASVAEGDDEAASDPENPVEPETDPEDDAVILDEDEEENSEPSEREHGEWPDADDTRRSDDAEGTSQKWPDADGEDEGFDAEPTSGEPDDVEFGGGLTPEAEGTPEGEGQMVESADTGFTSADSAPSPVDADRERETTEYVCPECGHTAAGTGTSLRAGDICPECRRGYIAER
- a CDS encoding MaoC family dehydratase codes for the protein MSGNDADAEVADPMAIGQQWTDASRHAVNSYVEANNALFAAMGIDRESGEADCERTDAPVAEVAFGDAGWSMERTTDEYDELGVGDYVRFSKPLVERDVNAFAQASGDTNRLHLEDVFADGTRFKGRIVHGTLVAGTISAALARLPGLTIYLSQDLEFNAPVRIGERVTAECEIVEDLGEHRYRLATAVYDEDDEAVIDGEAVVLIDEQPDV
- a CDS encoding HTH domain-containing protein — its product is MENIDRPLELDVYMRAFAPDAARRRQEAMLERMRELRDRGTAEAVSVTRWSNQVSVSPARDRDPPVGVETYRELDAATDGTELSIEPFFRERSGAGGDRTVLSLPVLCVAIRRDGEITGVYPSSAPDGSYSVTDCLDALAAGDDVENLAEDVVLDPEPV
- a CDS encoding HalOD1 output domain-containing protein; its protein translation is MSDSDQTTDTHGEEIVDRRLDPDRENPGVQIAEIVAELEGEDPADLTTMYGCIDGVIEHVFSDPPSQEAQLVVEFTYEGYRITIEQDGSVRFVKVG
- a CDS encoding DUF7532 family protein: MHFDQRTQRALREVGLDADELRRASELVVEETAETAAELEAFFQAADTLYSDMEMAHSASDFPEHTVEYLDLTTHADDMRGWLRFDSWGAYVEDGRVLEDDLVELTLGPTINDRVQFAPDRERLR